One Capricornis sumatraensis isolate serow.1 chromosome 8, serow.2, whole genome shotgun sequence genomic region harbors:
- the MFSD6L gene encoding major facilitator superfamily domain-containing protein 6-like: MSANPQWDISRALRVARLFHLVCGVRDACVTPFLTLYLQQLGLAAPWVGILMGTKHLIAAFWAPFCAFLSRSHQKRRVLMTASLLGSAGASLFMVLVPPLDRDPGHRRCNGSHSLTAEGPPPGVALTVTVTLASEPASNSPAGVLSLPGARKGPGESGQEPFSYPPGSSVGSTQGTRNRSGVLHPDTPGMTGSPHEGAFRVVSPPLPLSAGGTALASPANQSAAEGDGRALGLSLEGQQWTFILSLGSTVLWELLTSPLEQVADDSLYEYLDFVDATDRYRSLWVWKLLGTSVGVCGIAALVGPLDCFLATSGPRGVVHFYGYSLVSALALLVSIAFPVPVCRRQEPSYRTGKALSLVVSDPHLTVLALTIFLTGGATSAVQNFLFWQMKDHGSSELTMGFSVALGLLGEIMLHPFKAPLLRKLSRVGTLGLGLGCLAGQLLYYSFLWSWWSVLPAQILSALSHGALWWAVSTSIEHLATPGTERPLSAVFRGHVCGSGASLGSFVGGFVVMRFSLPVLYQACCVLLLLWLALFLSIQPRLPQERKINYSKLLAVEASDTSDSEQGTERDWLVKAMREEHSDWRG, encoded by the exons ATGAGCGCCAACCCCCAGTGGGACATCAGCAGGGCGCTGAGGGTGGCCAGGCTCTTCCACCTGGTGTGTGGAGTCCGGGATGCCTGCGTGACCCCGTTCCTGACCCTCTACCTGCAGCAGCTGGGCCTGGCCGCGCCCTGGGTGGGCATCCTCATGGGAACCAAGCACCTCATCGCTGCCTTCTGGGCTCCCTTCTGTGCCTTCCTGTCCAGAAGCCACCAGAAGCGGAGGGTGCTCATGACCGCCTCGCTTCTGGGCTCGGCGGGGGCCAGCCTGTTTATGGTCCTGGTGCCGCCCCTGGACAGAGACCCAGGGCACCGCCGGTGTAATGGAAGCCACAGCTTGACTGCCGAGGGCCCACCACCGGGGGTCGCACTAACTGTGACTGTCACCTTGGCCTCAGAGCCAGCCTCCAACTCCCCAGCGGGGGTGCTCAGCCTCCCAGGGGCGAGGA AAGGGCCTGGGGAAAGTGGCCAAGAACCTTTCAGTTatccacctggctcctccgtgGGCTCCACCCAAGGAACCAGGAACAGATCTGGAGTTCTCCATCCTGACACTCCAGGAATGACAGGTTCTCCCCACGAAGGTGCTTTTAGAGTGGTCAGTCCGCCACTCCCTCTGTCTGCTGGGGGCACGGCCCTGGCAAGTCCAGCCAACCAGTCGGCAGCCGAGGGGGACGGCAGGGCCCTCGGCCTCTCCTTGGAAGGGCAGCAGTGGACTTTCATCCTCTCGCTGGGCTCCACGGTGCTCTGGGAGCTGCTGACATCCCCTCTGGAGCAGGTGGCTGACGACAGCCTCTACGAATACCTGGATTTTGTGGACGCCACTGACCGCTACAGAAGCCTATGGGTGTGGAAGCTGCTGGGCACATCAGTCGGCGTGTGCGGCATTGCGGCCTTGGTGGGGCCGCTGGACTGCTTCCTGGCGACCAGTGGCCCGCGGGGCGTGGTGCACTTCTACGGCTACTCCCTGGTCAGCGCCCTGGCTTTACTGGTGAGCATCGCCTTTCCCGTCCCCGTCTGCCGGCGGCAGGAGCCCAGCTACAGGACGGGCAAAGCCCTGTCCCTCGTGGTCAGCGACCCCCACCTCACCGTCCTGGCCCTCACCATCTTCTTGACAGGAGGTGCCACCAGTGCAGTGCAGAACTTCCTGTTCTGGCAGATGAAAGACCACGGGAGCAGCGAGCTGACCATGGGTTTCTCGGTGGCCCTGGGCTTGCTGGGGGAAATTATGCTTCATCCTTTCAAAGCTCCGTTGCTTAGGAAGCTGTCCAGGGTAGGCacgctggggctggggctgggctgccTGGCGGGGCAGCTGCTGTATTACTCATTTCTCTGGAGCTGGTGGTCCGTCCTGCCCGCTCAGATCTTGAGCGCCCTCAGCCACGGGGCTCTGTGGTGGGCAGTCAGTACCTCCATAGAGCACCTGGCCACTCCTGGAACAGAGAGACCCCTGAGCGCCGTGTTCCGAGGCCACGTCTGTGGGAGCGGGGCCAGCCTGGGAAGCTTTGTGGGGGGCTTCGTGGTGATGCGCTTCAGCCTGCCTGTGCTCTACCAGGCCTGCTGCGTCCTCCTGTTGCTCTGGCTGGCCTTGTTCCTGTCCATCCAGCCCAGACTGCCCCAGGAGCGGAAAATCAACTACTCCAAGCTGCTGGCTGTGGAGGCCAGTGACACAAGCGACTCTGAGCAGGGGACTGAACGGGACTGGCTAGTGAAGGCTATGAGGGAGGAACACTCTGACTGGAGGGGCTGA